The DNA window GCGTTCTGGCGGAAGGTCTGGCAGGAACGGAAGATCGAATCGATCAGGGTGGTCTTGCCGTGGTCAATATGCGCGATGATCGCGAGGTTGCGGATTTTCGAAGCGTCGGTCGTCATGTCCAGTTGCACTTTTCTGCCCGGGAAATCCTCCCGTGGGCCGGGCCTGTGTAGCCGGTTTTGGGCAAATATGCGAGCTCGCCCCCGGGAAATTGCGTTTTTCGCCACTTTTCGTTTTTTCAGGGGCGGGGCCCCACCCGTCCGGGCGGCGTGCTACCAATCGGGGACGTGAAAATGCCGTTCAAATCCCTCTCCGCCCTGCTGGGAGCCCTTCTCCTGACCCTGCCCTTTGGCGCAGACGCCGCGCCCCTGGAGCAGCCCGCCGGGTCGGAGCTGATGGCCACGGTGGAAGCCCTCTCTGACGCCTGGACCAACCGCGGGCGCAAGTGGGCCGTCGAGGACCGGATCGAGGAGCTGGGGCTCTCGCCCTACCTTCATACCGAGTGGATCGACTGGTTCACCTTCCACGAGAACCTGATTCTGGAGATCCCCGGCAGCGGCGACGAGATCGTCTACGTCACTGCCCACTGGGACAAGGTCGACACCAACCCGCTGGCGCTGGCCAGCCTGCTGGTGAACGGCGCCCTCGATGAGCTGGTTTCCTGGAGCTATTTCACCGACGGGGCCCTCGACAACGGCACGGGCGTGGCGATGGTGCTCGCGCTGGCCAGGCATTTTGCGGGGCGGGAGAACCACTACACCTACCGCTTCGTGCTCACCGGCGCAGAGGAAATGGGCCTACGCGGCGCGCGCGCCCACGTCGCGCGGCTCGATCCCGATGAGGTCGCCCGCATTGCCTTCGCAGTCAATCTCGACACGCTTGCCCGCGCCGGCACGCGCGACTGCGTGATGAGCGACGTGAGCGACGCGCACCTG is part of the Chrysiogenia bacterium genome and encodes:
- a CDS encoding M28 family peptidase, with the protein product MPFKSLSALLGALLLTLPFGADAAPLEQPAGSELMATVEALSDAWTNRGRKWAVEDRIEELGLSPYLHTEWIDWFTFHENLILEIPGSGDEIVYVTAHWDKVDTNPLALASLLVNGALDELVSWSYFTDGALDNGTGVAMVLALARHFAGRENHYTYRFVLTGAEEMGLRGARAHVARLDPDEVARIAFAVNLDTLARAGTRDCVMSDVSDAHLMQRLLYAARDSGASIGTEKLPEGASSDHAPFAHTSFW